The sequence AACCAATGCAAATCTGAACCATAGAACAAAAACCCAACCATATGACATTCCTAGTTGTGGCAGTGTTTTTAGGAATCCAGAACCACTAAAAGCAGGAAAGCTTATTGAAAATTTAGGTTTAAAAGGACACCGTATTGGTGGTGCAGAAATATCCAAACTTCATGCAAACTTCATAGTCAATAGAGGAGAAGCCACAGCTCAAGATATCTCTCAGCTAATTTCTTATATCCAAAAAACAGTGCAAGAAGCACATGGATTTTTACTTCATCCCGAAGTAAAACAACTCGGTTTTGATAAAAACACCTAATCTGCCTATTGGTCCACAAAAAACATGGCAGCATTCGGCCTTCCAAATTTCGGACAGTTAACAGAGGCTTTTCGCAAAGCCCAACAAATTCAGCAAGATGCACAAAAACTCCAAGAGGAACTAGAAGCGTTGGAATTAGAAGGCAATAGTAAAAACGGAAAGGTGAGTGTCTGGCTATCTGGCAATCAGGAACCAGTTCGCGTTCAAATAGAACCTTCTCTTCTTACGGAAGGTCAAGAAGCCACCGAACAAGCAATTCTTGAAGCATTGCAAGCAGCATATGAGAATTCCACTACAACCATGAAAACTAAAATGGAAGAGCTCACAGGAGGATTAAACCTCAACTTACCCGGCATGAATGATGAGAACTAATCATTTCCTCAAGTAATTTCCTATATTGACTATATCTTTCCCAGTTCTTATCAATTCCACACCCAGGCTCATCTCTATGCAAACAATCACGAAAGCGACAAATAGTCCCTTTCAATTGACATCGGAGTTCTGGAAATAAAGTTTGCAATTTAATAGGGGAAATTAATAAATTAGGCATACTAAAGCCTGGAGTATCAGCAATAAAAATATCTTTTTCTATAGCATAAAGTTGAACATTACGAGTGGTATTCCTCCCACGCTGCAATTTGACTGAAAGTTTACCAGTTACAATTGATTCGTTAGGCAAAAGATATTTCAGAAAGCTACTTTTACCTACTCCAGAAGGTCCACAAAGAACAGCCAGTTTAGTAGATTTAAGTTGACTTTTAAAAGTATCAAGACCTTGACCATTTTCTACAGAAACTGGTATTGCATTATACCCCCAACCTGTTATACGCATAATCAACTGATTAAGTTGAGCAGCATTGACTAAATCGCTCTTAGAAAGAATTAATCCAACACGCAAAGAACTTTTTTCAGCAGTCAACAAAAAACTACTAGCCTGCTCAAAATCTAATAAAGGATTTTTGACTGAAAGAAATACAAAAACATCGGTAACATTCGCTACTGCAGGCCTACTTAAAAAACTTTCTCTAGGCTCTAAACTACTAATAACAGCTCTATGCGAACTCCAATCAATTGACTCAACAAAAACAATATCTCCAACATAAATAGTATCGCCATGATGGGTTAAACGTCTACGCAGTGTACAAAGTAAACGAATATTCTGATCAAGAATCAAGCCATCAACGGAAAAGGGTTGAAGTTTGGAGAAGTCAATCTCAACTATATAATAATTAGCCTTAATGGAAACTACAATACCCTTAAATTGAGTCAATTCATCTAGCGCCACAAATCACCAATAATCTTACCCATGTAGATTGCTTATGTAAAACTTCCACACAATGGCCTTCATTCTTAAGTCCAGCCATAACAATCTCTTCAGGTTCTCCAATATCTAGTAAAACTTCCAAACAATCTTTAGGTGATAAATCTTCAATAGCAAGTCTGCAGCGAACAAAATTTACAGGGCAAGGAGTGCCACGCAAATCAAGAACTGCTCTAGAGGCAGGAGCTGAAGGTATCATCCATTTTGTCCAAATAATCTCGAAAAAAGACCACTGTTATGATGATGATTTTGTGGGCCTTTAGCTGAATAATGTGCAGCCAACTTTTCTAACAATATCCGCTCTTCTTCTGAAAAACGTTTTGGCAAGGTAACATTAACAACAACAGATTGATTGCCTCTTGCAACAGGATTACCTAACTTTGGAATACCTTTATTTTCTAAAGTCAAAACCGAATTAGGCTGAGTACCTATAGGAATTTCTAAAGTTTCAGGACCATCAACAGTATCAACCTGAATTGTATCTCCAAGTATTGCTTGCAAGTAACTGATATTAACTTCAGTATGAATAGTTAATCCATCACGTCTCAACTTTGGATGGTTCTTAACTTTCAGAAAAACATAAAGATCACCTGAAGGACCTCCTCTAACTCCAGCATTTCCTTCACCAGAAACTCGCAAACGCGTGCCTGTATCAACTCCTGCAGGAATATTAATACGCAACTTTTTCCTTACTTGTTTAACACCTTGACCACCACAAGCACCACATGGATCTGCAATAACCTGGCCAGTTCCAGAACAACCAGGACATTCTGCTACCTGCGTAAAGCTTCCAAAAGGTGTCCTTGTGGCTCTCCTGACCTGACCAGCACCTCCACAAGTACTGCAATTTGTAGGTCCGCTACCTGCTCTCGCTCCAGTCCCCCTGCAACTATCACAGGTTTCTAGATGAGGGATTTTTATCTCCCTTTCTTGGCCAAATACAGCTTGTTGAAATTCAATTGTCAAGTCATAGCGAAGATCATCACCTTGCTGAGGCCCTCTACGCTGTGAGCGAGCACCACTCGCGCCTGCACCACCAAAACCACTAAAAAAGGTCTCAAAAAGATCAGCAAATCCACCCATGTCGCCCATATCGGGCATCCCTCCTCCTCCTCCCAAACCAGCCTCTCCAAACTGGTCATAACGAGCACGTGTTTGTGGATCCCCAAGTACTTCATATGCACGGCCTATTTCTTTGAAACGATCTTCAGCTCCAGGGTCTTTATTGATGTCGGGATGATACTGACGTGCCAAACGGCGATAAGCACGTTTAAGAGTGTCGCCATCAGCATCCCTGCTGACACCTAATTGCTCGTAAAAATCTGCCATCAACCCATCAACCCCATTTCACCGTAAAGGCCAAACGCATCAATCATGACTCCTCAGCCTGAGAGTCCTCGTCCAAACTAGTCGGAACTTCTTTGGAAGTCTCAACAGATGGATCAGGCTTTTCATCTTGTGGGCCTGGACCCATAGAAACCTTTACCAAAGCATGCCTCAAAACCCTTCCATTTAGGTGATAACCGCGCTGTAACTCCTCAACGACTATGTCTTCCGAATGCTCATCACTGGGCTCCCTAAGAACAGCTTCATGAAGAGTGGGATCAAACAATTGACCAACCACCCTCATTGGAGCAACTCCTAATTGCTTTAGAACATCTACAAGCTGCTTATAAAGACCTTGATAACTTCTATGAAGAGCCTGTGCTTCTTCCCCTTGTGGATCAAGTTGCTGTCTAGCTCTATCAAAATTATCAACCACAGGGAGGATTGCACTCAAAGTGCTACAAGTGAGCTGCAATCGAAGGTCATCCTGATCACGACTTTGACGCTTCCGAAAATTATCAAAATCTGCTGCAATCCTGACGTACTGACTTCTAAGCGTGTCGTGCTCTTTCTCTAATTGCTGCAAACGTGCTTCGTTATCAGCTGGTTGACTCAGCTTTTCGTCAGAATTATCTGCATCAGCAGCGGAAGAGTCCTCTCCCAAGTCGTGAATGTTGTTGTGTTGTCCTTGTTCAGTCCCAATCTTCACATCAGAAGTATTTCCAGGCTCATCATCAGCATTCAAATGAATATCTGCCCCCTCTGAGGCTTCTGAGCCATGATTGGAAGATTCTTGAGAGGAGGCAGAGACTTCTTCACTCATGAAAGGCACTGTTACTCATTCTTATCAATACATCTTGAAGGGCAAAGTGGTTATCAGACAAGTTACGGAAGCCCGCACCTTCTTTCTATTTGAGTAATTAGACAAGCCGCAAATGATGGAAAATGGAAACAATCAAAATCTTTGATCTTCAAGCTTATTTGAAATCACATTACAATAAATTATAAAAAAGCGCAAAATATTATTTGATTAATAAAAAATTTAATTACAACAACTATTTGCAATAGCTCTACCTGCCAACCAACCACTAGTCCAACAATGTTGAAAATTAAAGCCACCAGTGACGCCATCTACATCTAATATTTCACCAGCAAAGTACAAACCTGGAAGCAAACGACTTTCCATGGTTGCAAAATTCACTTCTGCCAATTTTACACCTCCAGCAGTAACAAACTCTTCTCCATATGGGCCTCGTCCACAAACAGAATAATAATTGAATAGTAAATTATTACATAAGCGCTGTTGTTGCAAAGAAGAAACATCTGACCAACGAATATCTATGTTAATTCTTGATTGTTGCAAGAGAATTCGCCATAAGCGTGTTGGCAATTCTTTAAAAGGTTTAGCATTCGCCAAAGTGCTCCGAGCAGCCTTATATCGAAATTTCTTAAACAAATCATTTACAAAATCACTACTTTCATTTATCCAATTTACTTGCAATCTAGCTTTATAGGTGTCTTTGTTCAATTCGTGAGCAGCAAAAGCTGATAGTTTAAGAATTGCAGGGCCACTTAAACCCCAATGAGTAATCAAAACAGGTCCAGTTTGATAAAAAGATTTACCTCCAGATAATAATTTCAACCGAACGTTTTTTAAAGAAAGGCCTGAACAATTTTTCAGAAAATTTTCCTCTAATGATAATGAAAAAAGAGAAGGAACTGGCATAAAAACTGTATGGCCCAAGCAAGAAGCAATCTTTCGTCCACTTGGATGCCCACCAGTTGCAACTAAAACTCTTTGTGTTTCAAGAATCTGACTATCTTGAAGGTAAACAAGAAACCCTTTTTCAGGCAAATATTCAACTCTGATAACTGAACTTTTAGTAAAACAATTAACACCAGCTGCTACTGCAGCATTCCTTAAGCACGAAACCACTTCAAAAGAAGAATTTGATACAGGAAACATCCTGCCATCTTCTTCAGTAATTAATTCCAAGCCTTTTCTTTTAAACCAATCAACTACATCACCAGTCGCAAAACGACTAAAAGATCCCAATAAAGGCAAATGCCCCCGTGGATAATTAGTCACTAATTCATTAGGCTCCCAACACTCATGGGTCACATTGCACCTGCCACCTCCACTAATACGAACTTTCTCAAGTGTCTTTGCAGTGGATTCCAACACACACACTGAATCAAGGCCATTTTCAGCAGCTGTAATCGCACCCATAAAACCAGCAGGGCCGCCGCCAATAACAATCAAATCAATTTGATGGCTGGAAAGTAAGGGCAACTCCGTTATTGCAATAGCGTTTACCTGTGGGTCTTGGGCCGTCATTGAAGACATGTCCCTGATGTCCACCACAGCGAAGACAGTGATACTCCGTTCGTGGAACAATCAGTTTGTAATCTACTTTTGTAGCGATAGAATTCGGTAAAGAGTCCCAAAAACTTGGCCAACCAGTACCACTTTCAAATTTTGTAGAAGAAGAAAACAAAGGAGCATCACAACCTGCACAGAAAAAAGTCCCCACTCGTTTTTCATCATTCAGCAAACTCGAAAATGGTGGCTCAGTTCCTTCCTCACGAAGTACTTTGTACACAGGAGCCGAAAGACGCTTTCGCCAATCTGCATTGCTCAAAGACCAAGAAGCATCTCCTGCCTTCGATGCTGCCAAAGCATTGAAAGGTTTTAATAACAATCCAAAAATGCTGGTAAATAAACCCATCACAAAAAAACGTCGATTAACAAATAACAAAACACGCTTCATAAAAACGAAAAGTTCTATTCGTACTTTTCTAATCAAGAAATAGTCACCTATGAAGACAGAATAATGCGATGGTTAATAAATCCTCACTACTAAGTATCAAAGCACAACGCTTCAGCGTTGCTCCAATGCTCGACTGTACAGACAGTCACTTCAGAGTGCTCATGAGGCTCATCAGCAGAAAAGCATTTCTTTATACAGAAATGGTGGTAGCGAATGCTTTGCACCACACTAATCGTAGAGAACGGCTCCTAAATTTCAATCCAATCGAGCATCCACTAGCGCTTCAAATTGGTGGAGATGATCCAAAACTCTTATCTGAAGCAGCCCAACTTGGAGAAGCCTGGGGATATGACGAAATAAACTTCAATGTGGGATGTCCTAGTCAAAGAGTGCAAGCCGGGAATTTCGGTGCTTCTTTAATGGCCAATCCTGATCAAGTTGCACGTTGTGTTGAAGCAATGACTAAAGGAAGCAAAATTCCAGTGACTGTTAAACATCGAATAGGAATTGACAATTTAGATAGTGATGAATTATTAAAAAGATTTGTAAATAAAGTCGCATCTGCAGGTGCTACTAGATTTGTAGTTCATGCCAGAAAAGCATGGTTAAAAGGCTTAAATCCAAAGCAAAATCGAACAATTCCACCTCTTCAATATGACCGAGTTGTCAAACTCAAAAAGCAAAATCCTAATCTTGAAATTGAATTAAATGGTGGTTTAGATACACCAAATGACTGCTTAAAAGCATTAAAAATTTTTGACGGAGCAATGGTTGGCAGAGCAGCTTATGCTCACCCTTTACTGTGGAAAAAAATCGATGAAATTATCTATAAAGAGCCACCTCGATTCATAAATGCATCAGGAGTTATCCGAGCACTTATACCTCATACCCAAAGCCACCTAGATAAAGGAGGAAAACTTTGGGATGTTGCTAGACATATCTTGCAATTAGTTGAGGGCGTACCAGGTGCTCGCACTTGGAGGAGAGAGCTCGGCATTAAAGGCCAAAAAGCTAAAGCAGAAATCAATATTTTGGAAGAAGCTGCCCAACAACTAGAAGATGCTGGGCTTTAAAAATTTAACCTTCTGCTCCACCATAATCGGTATTTTCATCACCCGAAAAGTCATTGGCTCCAGGCGCAGTTCCCCTTCTCCTCCGACTACGTCCATCATCACGATCTGAAGAATCCGAATTAGAAGAACCTCCATAACTTCGATCCTCCCAACCCTTAGCACCTGAAGTGCGTTCTCCACTCCCTTGGCCACCTTGACCGCCGCCACCGTAGCCACCTTGGCCACCGCCGCCATAGCCACCGCCGCCGTAGCCACCTTGACCACCGCCGCCGTAGCCACCTTGACCACCGCCGCCGTAGCCACCTTGGCCACCGCCGCCGTAGCCACCTTGGCCACCGCCGCCGTAACCACCTTGACCACCGCCGCCATAGCCACCGCCGCCGTAGCCACCTTGACCACCGCCGCCGTAGCCACCTTGACCACCGCCGCCGTAGCCACCGCCGCCGTAACCACCTTGGCCACCACCGCCATAGCCACCTTGACCACCGCCGCCATAGCCGCCGCCGTAACCGCCGCCGCCGCCGTAGCCACCTCTTCTTGGTGCACTTCCTCGTGGTTCAGCCTTATTAATCCTGAGAGGACGACCCATCATCTCTGTACCTTGTAAGGCCTCTATGGCTGCAGCTTCAGCTGTCTCATCAGCCATCTCCACAAAAGCGAACCCTCTTTTTCGACCTGTGTCTCGTTCTAGAGGGAGAGAACAGTTTGCCACCTCTCCAAAGGGAGCAAACAATTGAGCTACATCTTCCTGCTCAGCGCGGAAGGGCAAATTGCCAACAAAAATACTCACTTGACTTTTGGACCTAAAGAAATGGACCTAATTGGACCAGAAATAACATTTCAGAGTTTATAACTCAAAGAAGAATCATTTAACCTCTGCCTCAGTAGGGTAAACCCGCCAAAGCCATTTATTCAGTCTTTTAAAGAATCAATGTGATCACGCCAATACACCAACTGCTCTTGAACCCGATCAAAGCCAGTCCCTCCTTCACTAATTCTTGAAGCTACAACTTGCTTTGGAGCAAGCTTTTCAAAAATATCCTCGTTAATTGAAGCGTCTATTTTTTGCCATTGTTCAAAGCTAAGGTCTTTTAACAAAATTCCTTGCTCAAGAGAATCCTTCACTAATCGACCAACCTTTTGATATGCCTCTCTAAAAGGCACACCTTTTGCCACTAAATAATCTGCAACATCAGTCGCATTAGAAAAGTCAGATCGAACTGCAGAAGCAAGTCTTTCGGAACAAAACTCTAACCCTTCTTCAAAAAGAATTGACATGGCTTCTAAAGATGTTTTCACTGTAATAACTGTGTCAAATAATGCTTCTTTATCTTCTTGAAAATCCTTGTTATACGCCAAAGGAAGTCCTTTTATCATCGTCAATAAACCCTGAAGATGTCCAAACACTCTTCCACATTTACCTCGAACTAATTCTGGAACATCAGGATTCTTTTTTTGAGGCATTAAACTACTTCCAGTGGCACATCGATCAGTTAAACGAACAAATGAAAACTCATCCGAAGCCCAAAAAATTACTTCCTCAGCCAAACGACTTAAATGTGCCATGACTAAAGAAATAGCTGCCGTAAACTCAACTGCAAAATCACGATCACTAACAGCATCCAAACTATTTAAATAAATTTTTGCAAAACCTAAAGATTTTGCAGTAGAACGACGGTCTATTGGAATTGAAGTACCAGCCAAGGCAGCTGCCCCAAGTGGAGAAATGTTTACTCTTTTTCTAACATCTAACAAACGCTCTCTATCTCTTTGCAGCATTTCAATATAAGAAAGTAAATGATGAGCAAGAGATAAAGGTTGTGCACGTTGAAGATGTGTGTAGCCAGGAATCAAAGTATCAAGATGATTTTCTGACTGAACCAATAAGGCAACTTGCAACCGTTCTAAAGATAAATCAAGTTCATCTATACGGCGTCTTAACCAAAGCCTTATATCAGTGCCTACTTGATCATTACGACTCCGGCCAGTATGAAGTTTTTTACCAACAGAACCAACCAATTCTATTAGGCGTCTTTCCACTGCAAAGTGAACATCCTCATCAACAACGCTGACCTTAAATTTGCCCTCAGAAGCTTCTGCACGAATTCTTTCAAGGCCATCTACAAGCTTTTTTGTCTCGTCTTGAGAAATTACTTCACATTCCCCCAACATCTCTGCATGAGCAATCGATCCATCCAAATCTTCCTCTAAAAGAGTGATATCAAAAAATATTGAAGCATTAAAACGCTGAATAGCTGGGTTTAACCCATTTGAGAACCTATCGCTCCAAGCCTTAACCAACTTACCTATAAGCAACCTTTCCTAATAAAGCAGTTTGCTTCCAAATTGTCAGGTAAAAAAATTATTCAATAATAGGAAGAGTCAATTCATCATTGACCTTTAAAAGAACCATCGAAGCATCATCTTCTAACTGATGATCAATTCCAACAAAATGATCTAGTCGCGCAAAAAGCTTATTCAATATTTCTTGTGCTCCTAAACCATTTCTACAAGATTCCTCCAAACTTTTTATTAAACGTGGTTCATCAAAGCGATCGCCAGCAATACCAGGCGCTTCAGTTACACCATCGGTGTAATACAAAAGCACATCACCAGGTTCAAGAGTTATTGAACCACACCCATAATTTGCATCAAATTGCAGACCTATCAAAAGGCCAGGAGCATCCAAACGAGAAATACTTCTCTGTTCCGCTCTCCACAATAAGGGCGGATTATGTGCTGCGTTTGCATAACGCAACCTACGCGTACAGGGATCGAAATCTGAATAAAAAAGGGTTATGAAGCGATGAGAATGCTCCAAATCCACTTGGGCTAATTGGTTGAGATCATGAAGAATGCGATCTGGAGGTAATCCACTCAAAACTTCTGCTCTCAACATTCCACGAAGCATTGTCATTAAAAGCCCGGCTGGAACTCCTTTGCCCATGACATCACCAATAACTAAAGCCCAACGCCCTTTTTCTCTTGTCTTCCCAATCAGCTCTGGTCGAGTAGACATAAAATCGTAATAATCACCACCTACTTGAAAGGCTGGTCTACAACGAGCCGCTAATTGGACTCCTTCAATTTCAGGACACCGATCAGGCAACAATTGAGCTTGAATCTCAGCGCCAATACTTAATTGCCTATCAACACTCTCATGGCGACGAATTTCTTGAAGAGTCTGATCATTTTCAATTGCTACCCCCGCAAGATCTGCAACCAATTGCAAATGGCGCCGGTGTACTTCACTTAATGAAACAGCACCCTGGGTATCAAAAACATATAAACGCCCTCTTTGTTTGCCGCGTGCAACTAAAGAAGTTGCAAAAATGTTGGCTTTAGACATATGACGTTGTACTAAACGATCCAAATCAACCAACTGTGTTGGATCTGAACCAAAGCCAATGCTTAAACCGCCTTCCAAAGAAGCAATTTGCCTCAACAACTCTTGATTTTGATCAAAAGGCAGCGCTTGTATTTGCTCTCTCCAAAGACGACCATCAGCTTGAAAAGGTACCAACAAAGCTCCTTCTACGCCAACCAAACGAGAAGCTACAACTGGAACCAATTCAAGAAATCTGTGTAAGTTAGTAAAACTTCTGAGAGCAAAGCCCAAAGAAGACAACAATTCCTGATTACACCGCTGCTCAGTGGACAAACTATCCAACAATTCTCTAAATGAATCAGAGGCAGAATGAGCTTTCTGATTACTTTGAATCGACGCTTTTGATTGTGACCTTGATCGATTATTACTCACTGCAACCTCAATGCAGAAGTAAAAATGTAGCAAAAATTTTTAGACACCCACTGCAAATAAGTCACCGTTTTGCTAATAAAGCTTCTACAAATTCAAAACTTTTAAAAGGTCTCAGATCCCTTATTCCTTCTCCAGCACCAATAAATCTAATAGGTAGTTTTGCTTCAGACGAAACTGCTAATGCAACCCCACCGCGAGAGGTACCATCAAGCTTGGTAATAACAACTCCTGTCAAATCTGCTGACTTAGCAAATGCCATTGCTTGACGAAGTCCGTTTTGACCTTGACTAGAATCAAGTACTAATAAGGATTCAACTTTAGCTTCAGGAGCAAGACGATCAATAATTCGCCTAACTTTCTGCAACTCCTCCATCAAGTTATGTTTTGTTTGTAATCGCCCAGCTGTATCTACAAAAAGTAAATCAACTCCTTTAGATTTTGCAGCACCAATTGCATCAAAAACCACAGCTGCTGGATCTGCATTTGCAGTTGTATTTGCAATGACTGAAATACCACTCCGATCACCCCATATCTTGACTTGCTCAACAGCAGCAGCTCGAAAAGTATCTGCTGCTGCAATCAAAGCAGAATAACCACTCCTAACTGCAAGATTCGCCAACTTTCCAAGAGTCGTAGTTTTGCCAACTCCATTAACACCTACAAGTAACCAAATATTTAAATTCCCCTTTTCAGGAACAAGCAAATCCGAACCACTTAATTTGATAGGAGTATCTAGCAATTCACAAAGTTTTTCTTTAAGAAAACGTAAGCCTTCATTAGCATCTACAACCTCTTCATTCAAACGCCGTCGAAGAGCCTCAAGGATTTGATCAGTTGCTTCAACTCCTGCATCAGCTCTTAATAATAATGTTTCTAAATCATCAACCACTTCAGGAGTAAGAGGATCATCTCCAAGCTTTTCTAATAAACCTGCAACAAAACTCTGACGAGACTTCTCTAATCCCTTGCGCAGTCGACCAAGCCAATCAAGTTCTTCCAAAGAGACTTCTTCTGCTTTACGGCCTTGGGCTGCAAGCACCTCTGCAGACCATGTAAAAACTTCTTCAAAGTCATCAGATTTTGAATTATCTGTTGATAAAGAAGAATTAGAAGGCTCGATTTCTTTAGATGAATCAATAAGTTCTTCATTCAAATCTTTTGAAACTTTTTTGGATGACTCTGTAAAAACTTGGGCTGAAAAATCATGAACATCAATTACATCAGAGTCGAGCTTCTTTTCTAACTCTTGCTGTTCTTTCAACTTGGCAAAAGCATCTTTTGCCCATTGCAGTGAATCTTGCTCAGCAGAAATCAATGGACTAGAAACATCCTTTTCATTTTCAACAGGATGATCCACAGATTCAATATTTTTTCGCTTAAATTCGTCGTAAATCATTCTGGAAAAGAAACATTGCAAGCATTTAGTAATCTTCTTAACACACCATTAATCATGCGCCGACCTTGATCATCGCTATAGCGGTTAGCAAGCTCCACAGCTTCATTACAAGCGACAGCAGCAGGTGTATGCAAATGATTCAAATCTACAAATGCAAGTCTCAATATGTCTCTATCAATACGAGGCAGTCTTTTTAATCTCCACCCTTCCATCACAGAATCAAGCCCAGCATCAATATTGATACGTTCTTCAAAGACCAAGCTCACTCGTTGCATAGCACTCATGCGAATTGCTTCTTGATCACTAAGAACTAACAAGCGTGGAAATTCCAAACTTGCAGAAATAGCATTCAAAACATGTTCCGCCTCATTTAAACCAGTAGTTAAATGATTACGTATTCGTTCAACTGAATTTTTATCCAAATCTTGTAATCCAGTTTCCAGCAAATGTTGATGCGCTTTTTCCAGGTGTCCAGCAGAAGAATCCAATCCTTCACGACAATGTTCCATCAAGCTATTTAAAGCCTTATTTAAAAGGCCTTCCAATGGTAAGGACTCTAAATCTTGAATCTTATTTTCAGGAATCTGACCCAAAACCAAAAGAGCCATTTCTCTAGCAATAGACCTGGTTTGAATCATCTCAACAAAAACATTCAACAAACCTAATCAACTTTGAGATGAAGCTGAAGGGGTTGCTGCAGTCGCTCTCAACTGAGCAAACAGACTGGAAGAACTCCGATTTGTTGACGCCTCACGCTCATCAGGATTAACTATTCCAGCAGAAATAATAGTTCTAAAAGCATCCTCCACTGAAATATTTAAATCCTTAACAGAAGACTCTGGAACCAGTGTGTACCAACCAGTCGTAGGGTTGGGAGCAGTTGGAATAAAAACGCTTAGTAATGGTTCATCCAACTCAGGTTGTAGAGAAGGACCGACCAAACCAGTAACAAAGCCGACACTAAATAAACCTTCACGAGGGTATTCAACCAAAACAACCCTCCGAAACCTTGTCGAGTTATCTCTCAAGAAGGTCTCCAAAAGTTGCTTAAGAGTTTTATAAACCGAACCAGCGAAAGGAATACGA comes from Prochlorococcus sp. MIT 1307 and encodes:
- the argH gene encoding argininosuccinate lyase, whose protein sequence is MVKAWSDRFSNGLNPAIQRFNASIFFDITLLEEDLDGSIAHAEMLGECEVISQDETKKLVDGLERIRAEASEGKFKVSVVDEDVHFAVERRLIELVGSVGKKLHTGRSRNDQVGTDIRLWLRRRIDELDLSLERLQVALLVQSENHLDTLIPGYTHLQRAQPLSLAHHLLSYIEMLQRDRERLLDVRKRVNISPLGAAALAGTSIPIDRRSTAKSLGFAKIYLNSLDAVSDRDFAVEFTAAISLVMAHLSRLAEEVIFWASDEFSFVRLTDRCATGSSLMPQKKNPDVPELVRGKCGRVFGHLQGLLTMIKGLPLAYNKDFQEDKEALFDTVITVKTSLEAMSILFEEGLEFCSERLASAVRSDFSNATDVADYLVAKGVPFREAYQKVGRLVKDSLEQGILLKDLSFEQWQKIDASINEDIFEKLAPKQVVASRISEGGTGFDRVQEQLVYWRDHIDSLKD
- a CDS encoding PP2C family protein-serine/threonine phosphatase, with the translated sequence MQSNQKAHSASDSFRELLDSLSTEQRCNQELLSSLGFALRSFTNLHRFLELVPVVASRLVGVEGALLVPFQADGRLWREQIQALPFDQNQELLRQIASLEGGLSIGFGSDPTQLVDLDRLVQRHMSKANIFATSLVARGKQRGRLYVFDTQGAVSLSEVHRRHLQLVADLAGVAIENDQTLQEIRRHESVDRQLSIGAEIQAQLLPDRCPEIEGVQLAARCRPAFQVGGDYYDFMSTRPELIGKTREKGRWALVIGDVMGKGVPAGLLMTMLRGMLRAEVLSGLPPDRILHDLNQLAQVDLEHSHRFITLFYSDFDPCTRRLRYANAAHNPPLLWRAEQRSISRLDAPGLLIGLQFDANYGCGSITLEPGDVLLYYTDGVTEAPGIAGDRFDEPRLIKSLEESCRNGLGAQEILNKLFARLDHFVGIDHQLEDDASMVLLKVNDELTLPIIE
- the ftsY gene encoding signal recognition particle-docking protein FtsY, which gives rise to MIYDEFKRKNIESVDHPVENEKDVSSPLISAEQDSLQWAKDAFAKLKEQQELEKKLDSDVIDVHDFSAQVFTESSKKVSKDLNEELIDSSKEIEPSNSSLSTDNSKSDDFEEVFTWSAEVLAAQGRKAEEVSLEELDWLGRLRKGLEKSRQSFVAGLLEKLGDDPLTPEVVDDLETLLLRADAGVEATDQILEALRRRLNEEVVDANEGLRFLKEKLCELLDTPIKLSGSDLLVPEKGNLNIWLLVGVNGVGKTTTLGKLANLAVRSGYSALIAAADTFRAAAVEQVKIWGDRSGISVIANTTANADPAAVVFDAIGAAKSKGVDLLFVDTAGRLQTKHNLMEELQKVRRIIDRLAPEAKVESLLVLDSSQGQNGLRQAMAFAKSADLTGVVITKLDGTSRGGVALAVSSEAKLPIRFIGAGEGIRDLRPFKSFEFVEALLAKR
- the nusB gene encoding transcription antitermination factor NusB encodes the protein MQTRSIAREMALLVLGQIPENKIQDLESLPLEGLLNKALNSLMEHCREGLDSSAGHLEKAHQHLLETGLQDLDKNSVERIRNHLTTGLNEAEHVLNAISASLEFPRLLVLSDQEAIRMSAMQRVSLVFEERINIDAGLDSVMEGWRLKRLPRIDRDILRLAFVDLNHLHTPAAVACNEAVELANRYSDDQGRRMINGVLRRLLNACNVSFPE
- a CDS encoding DUF502 domain-containing protein; amino-acid sequence: MVQSSPRTDLSLASRLQEDLKNDLIAGLLVVIPLATTIWLSTVVSRFVLAFLTSIPKQLNPFITLNPLLQDLINLALGLTVPLLGILLIGLMARNFVGRWLLEFGEGTLSRIPFAGSVYKTLKQLLETFLRDNSTRFRRVVLVEYPREGLFSVGFVTGLVGPSLQPELDEPLLSVFIPTAPNPTTGWYTLVPESSVKDLNISVEDAFRTIISAGIVNPDEREASTNRSSSSLFAQLRATAATPSASSQS